CGAGACGCTCGGGCTCAGCCGACGAGGAACCGGCCGGCGACCAGGAGCACGCCCACCCCGGTCAGACCCAGCAGGCCGAGGACCTGCCGGCGGACCCGGCCCTGGCGCGGTCCCCAGGTCCAGATCAGCCCGACCGCGGCGCCGAAGGCGACGCCACCGAGGATGCCCAGCACCTGACCGGCCACGGCCTGCAGGCCCGAGGACCCGCCGATGCTGAAGATGCCGCCCAGGGCCAGGTTGAAGCCCACCAGGATCGCCAGGAAGACCAGGTCGGGTTTGACGTCCTCGGAGCGGCGGAACTTGAGCGCGGCGTTCATGGCCAGCAGCCCGAGCAACGCGGTCAGACCGCCGAACAGCCCGGCCGCGGGCGGACCGAGGGCGAAGACCACCGCAGCGGCACCGAAGCCCGACAGCAGGTAGGCGGCGATGATCCGCCACCGTCCCACCTCGGCCTCGATGGAGCGGCAGACCAGGAACAGGAAGAGCGCGTTGATCAGGAGGTTGAACAGGCTGCCGGAGGTGAAGGAGTGGGTGACCAGCCGCCACACCTCACCCTGGGCCACCAGCACGTTGACCGAGTACAGCTGCGACTCGATGCCGCTGACCAGGTCGGCCAGACCGACCACGACCTTGACCCCGACCAGGATCGCGGCGGCGGAGTAGGCCGTCAGGGGCCCGCCGGCGCCCCCGAGACGCGCCCCGGTCCGGGTGCGCGGGGTGCGGGCACCCGGCAGGGCGCGCCGGGCGCACCCGGGGCACTGGAACCCCACCGAGGCCTCGACCATGCACTCGTTGCAGATCGGCCGACCGCACCGCTGGCAGGCGATGCCGGTCAACCGGTCGGCGTGCCGGTAGCAGGGCCGGAACGCCGGCTCCTGCACCGGCGGGCGCGTCGTGTCGCTCACCCAGGGCTCAGGAGATCTCGACCGACTCGACGACCACGGGCTCGACGGGACGGTCCATCCGGCCGGTGCGCACCGAGGCGATGGCGTCGACCACGTCGCGGCTGGCCTGGTCGGCCACCTCGCCGAAGATCGTGTGCTTGCGGTTCAGGTGCGGGGTGGGGCCCACGGTGATGAAGAACTGCGAGCCGTTGGTGCCCGGACCGGCGTTGGCCATGGCCAGCAGGTACGGCTTGGAGAAGCTCAGCTCGGGGTGGAACTCGTCGGCGAAGGTGTAGCCCGGGCCGCCGGTGCCGGTGCCCAGCGGGCAGCCGCCCTGGATCATGAACCCGTCGATCACCCGGTGGAAGGTCAGGCCGTCGTAGAAGCGGCCCGTCGTCTTCTCGTCGGTCTCCGGGTCGCGGTACTCCTGGGTGCCGTTCGCCAGGCCCACGAAGTTGGCCACCGTCTTCGGCGCCTGCTGGTCGAAGAGCTCGATGCGGACGTCGCCGAGGTTGGTGTGCAGGGTCGCGGTCTGGCCCACGGGGTGCCTTTCGTCGAGATGGGCGCCGGTCGTGCCGGCGCGGGACGCCGTCCATCCTGTCACGCCCGCTCCAGGGCCGGTGCGCCCGGCGGCGGTGACCGACCGGCCGCTAGGGTGGACGGACTCCAGTGTGGAGAGAACGAACGACCCTTCGGAGGAAACGTGTCACGCAAGAAAGCGAAGGTCTTGCGCGCCGCCGCAGAGACAACTCACACGGCCGCAGAACGTGGAGCCGACGCCGTCGAGAAGGCGGTCGACGCCATCTCCGACTACGTGGACTCGCTGTCCCCGTACGTCGAGGCGGCGGGCGACAGGGTGGGCCCGCTGGCCCAGCAGGCGAAGGCCCGGAGCGCGGCTGCCGCGCACCAGGCCGTGGACGCCCTCGCCCCGGTGCTCAGCGACGCCAGGGAGTTCGTGTCCCCTGCGGTGGAGAGCGCGCGCGGCAAGGTGCAGGACGACCTGCTGCCCCGGCTGAGCGAGGTGCTGGAGCGCGCCGCGGACAGCGACGTCGCCCGCACCGCCACCTCCAGGGGTGCTGCGACCATGGCCGCCCTCAAGGGCGAGCTCGAGCTCCCGCAGCCGAAGAAGGAGAAGAAGGGTGGCGTGGGTCGTGTGATCCGGCGCATCGCCCTGGTCGCCGCCCTGCTCGGGGTCGGCTACGTGGCCTTCAAGAAGTTCTTCGGCCCGAAGGACTCCGGGTGGGAGACCTACCAGCCCAGCGCTCCCTACAGCGGCTCGACCACCACCACCGCCACCCCGGCGGAGAAGCCGGCCGAGCCGGCGGACTCCCAGCCGAGCACCGCGGAGGAGGCGATCGCCGCCGCCACCTCGGAGACCCCCTCCGGCGAGACCCCGGCCGAGTCCGTGGACCGGGTCGACTCCCTCGCGGGTGACGCGGCCGGCCGGTACGGCTCCAACGCCTACGTGGGTGCCGAGCCGCCGGCGGACTTCACCGTCAAGGGCAACGAGCGCTCGATGAAGTACCACACCGTCGAGAGCGGTGGCTACGAGCGCACCATCGCCGACGTCTGGTTCGCCGACGAGGCCGCGGCCGAGGCCGCCGGCTTCACCAAGGCCCAGCGCTGACCGCTGGGTCCAGACCCGCACGCCCCCGGTGACCACGGTCACCGGGGGCGTGCTGCGTCCGGACCCGGAAGATCTTCACGCTCCCGGCTCATGCCCAGGGACCCGGAACGGCTTTCTCCAGTGAGACCACCCACAGGAGGAGCCGATGTCCACGACCACCACCACCTTGCGCAGCCTCGGCGCGGACAGGGACGCCCACTGGGTGCTGGCCACCCCCTTCCGCGCCCACCTGCGTCACCTCAGCCGCAGCACCGGTGTGCCGTGGCGCGCCCTGGCCCTGGCCGCCGGCGTCGAGCCGACCCTGGTGCGGGCCCTGCTGCACGGTCGCGGCGGGCGCCCGCTCAAGCGCCTGCACCCCGAGGCGGCCCGTCGACTGCTGGAGCTGACCCCGCGCTCGGTCGAGGGTCTGCGGCACCGCCGGGTCGTCGCCGGTGAGGTACCGCGGCGCCTGCGCGAGCTCCGGTCGGCGGGGGTGGGCACCGAGGAGCTGGCGGCCTGGCTCCAGGTCCCCCAGCCGGAGGTGCTCGCCCTGCTGGAGGGGCCGCCCGGGTGCTGCACCGAGCTCACGGCACTCTTGGCCGAGGCGTTGTGGAGCGCCCGGGGGCTGGAGCCGGTGGCCGCCTGAGGGGCGAGGGACAGGAGGCGCGCGTGACGGTCTGGCTTGGTGCGACCACCGTGCTGCTGGCGGTCGTCGCGGTGGTGCTGCTGCCGCCGGTGCTGCGTCGGCTGCCCGAGCCGGTGACCACCGACGGCAGCGGCCCCGGCTACGCCCGGCTGGCTCGTCCCTCCACGGTGCTGCTGCACCTGGCCGCGGCCGGTGCGGGCACCGCCGTGGTGCTGCTGGCCGTCCCGGCGCCGTCGTGGCCGCTGTGGTGGCCGCTGCTCACCGCCGGGGTGGCCAGCGCCGTGGTGGACGCCCGCACGACGTGGATCCCGCGGCCGCTGTCGTGGGCCGGCTGGGCGCTGGGCGTGCTCTCGACCGCGGTGGCGCTCGTCGTCGCCCCGCCGCGCGCCGTCCTGGTGGCGGTGCTCGGGGCACTGGCCGCCGGCGCGCTGCTGTGGCTGGTGTGGCGGCTCTCCCGGGGAGGCATCGGCTTCGGCGACGTCCGACTGGCACCCCTGGTGGGGATGGCGGCGGGCTCGATGGGGGAGCTCGGCTGGTGGTGGGGTCTGCTGCTGGGGACGTCGCTGGGCGCCGTGGTCGCGGTGCTGCGCCGGGTGTCGCGTCGCCCCGGGGCGATGCCCTACGGCCCCGCCCTGGTGGCGGGGCCGCTGCTGGCCGCGCTGCTCGGCGCCGGCTGAGGTCAGGGGCCGGCGACGGACCGGGTGGCCTCCACCCAGCGCGCCAGCAGGTCGGCGGCGGCGCCGGAGTCGACCGCGCTCGTCGCCCGCCGCAGCGGCTCCTCCAGCTGGCCGGCCAGGTCGCGGTCGGGGTCGGGGCCGTCGGCGGCCAGCAGGGCGGCGGCGGCGTTCAGCAGCACGATGTCGCGCACCGGTCCGGACTCCCCCGCCACCAGGTCGCGCACCACCTGCGCGTTGACGCCCGCGTCCCCACCGACCAGCGCCTCCGGCGTGCTGCGGGCGAGGCCCAGCGTGCGGGGGTCGAAGTCCACCCGGGCGGACCGGCCGCCGCGGATCAGCCACACGGTGGAGTCGGTGGTGGTGGTGAGCTCGTCCAGGCCGTCGTCGCCGTGGAAGACCAGCCCGGACGTGCCGCGCTCGGCCAGCACGCCGGCCACCAGCCCGGCCATCCGGAGGTCGGCCACCCCGAGGGCCTGCGCGCCCGGGCGCGCCGGGTTGCTCAGCGGGCCGAGGAAGTTGAAGGCGGTGGCCACACCCAGCTCACGGCGCACCGGTCCGGCGTGACGGAGCCCCGGGTGGTAGCGCGGGGCGAAGAGGAAGACGATGCCGACCTCGGTCAGCACCTGCACCTGCTGCTCGGGGCTGAGGTCGAGCACCACCCCCAGCTCCTCGAGCACGTCCGCGGTGCCGCAGGCCGAGCTCGCGGCCCGGTTGCCGTGCTTGGCCACCCGGGCCCCGGCCGCGGCGGCCACCAGCGCGGCCATGGTGGAGACGTTGACCGTGTTGGCCCGGTCCCCACCGCTGCCCACCACGTCGACCAGCCCGCCGCCGAGGTCGATCGGGGTGGCCTCGGCCACCAGGGCCGCCGACAGCCCGGCCAGCTCCTCGACCGTCTCCCCCTTGGCCCGCAGCGCCACCACGAAGCCGGCGACCTGCACGGGCGTGGCCTGGCCGGTGAGGATCTCCCCCATCGCCCAGCGTGCCTGCGCGGCGACGAGGTCACGACCCTGCACCAGGTCGGTGATCAGGGCCGGCCAGGTGGGTGCGGCAGAGGGCGCGGGTCGGCTCATCGGGTCTCCGGTCGGGTGGTGGTCAGGAGCCGGTGCCGGCCAGCGAGGCCCGCAGCAGCCCCGCGGCGACCTCGGGCAGGCGCACCGGGTCCAGCGGGTAGGCCAGCGCGGCGTCCGCGCCCGACCAGGTGGCCAGCCAGGCGTCCTGCTGGCGCGCGACCAGCACCAGCAGCGGCGGGCACTTGGCCACCTCGTCCTTGAGCTGGCGTGCCATGCCGAGCCCACCGGCCGGTGTGGCCTCCCCGTCCAGCACGACCAGGTCCACCCCGCCGGCGTCGACCGCGTTCACCAGCGCGACCTGGGTGGCCACCTCGACCAGCGCCACCGGCGGGAGGTCGACGGCCACCCTGCTGCCGAGGGCGAGCCGGACCTGCTCGCGGGTGGTGCGGTCGTCGGAGTAGACCACGACGCGCAGGGGCGTGGGGGCGGTGCTGCCGGGGTGCGGGTCTGCCATCTGTTCCTCGCCGGGAGTGCGTCGCGGTCGGTCGGGCTGTGCTCGGCATGCTAGCGCCCGCCGGGCACCGTGCCACGGAGGCGTCCGAGCCGGCGGGGGTGGCGTCCACGACGCGTTGTAGGACAGCGCGGGGGGTTCGTCTATGACG
The sequence above is a segment of the Auraticoccus monumenti genome. Coding sequences within it:
- a CDS encoding peptidylprolyl isomerase, whose protein sequence is MGQTATLHTNLGDVRIELFDQQAPKTVANFVGLANGTQEYRDPETDEKTTGRFYDGLTFHRVIDGFMIQGGCPLGTGTGGPGYTFADEFHPELSFSKPYLLAMANAGPGTNGSQFFITVGPTPHLNRKHTIFGEVADQASRDVVDAIASVRTGRMDRPVEPVVVESVEIS
- a CDS encoding rhomboid family intramembrane serine protease gives rise to the protein MSDTTRPPVQEPAFRPCYRHADRLTGIACQRCGRPICNECMVEASVGFQCPGCARRALPGARTPRTRTGARLGGAGGPLTAYSAAAILVGVKVVVGLADLVSGIESQLYSVNVLVAQGEVWRLVTHSFTSGSLFNLLINALFLFLVCRSIEAEVGRWRIIAAYLLSGFGAAAVVFALGPPAAGLFGGLTALLGLLAMNAALKFRRSEDVKPDLVFLAILVGFNLALGGIFSIGGSSGLQAVAGQVLGILGGVAFGAAVGLIWTWGPRQGRVRRQVLGLLGLTGVGVLLVAGRFLVG
- the trpD gene encoding anthranilate phosphoribosyltransferase produces the protein MSRPAPSAAPTWPALITDLVQGRDLVAAQARWAMGEILTGQATPVQVAGFVVALRAKGETVEELAGLSAALVAEATPIDLGGGLVDVVGSGGDRANTVNVSTMAALVAAAAGARVAKHGNRAASSACGTADVLEELGVVLDLSPEQQVQVLTEVGIVFLFAPRYHPGLRHAGPVRRELGVATAFNFLGPLSNPARPGAQALGVADLRMAGLVAGVLAERGTSGLVFHGDDGLDELTTTTDSTVWLIRGGRSARVDFDPRTLGLARSTPEALVGGDAGVNAQVVRDLVAGESGPVRDIVLLNAAAALLAADGPDPDRDLAGQLEEPLRRATSAVDSGAAADLLARWVEATRSVAGP
- a CDS encoding prepilin peptidase gives rise to the protein MTVWLGATTVLLAVVAVVLLPPVLRRLPEPVTTDGSGPGYARLARPSTVLLHLAAAGAGTAVVLLAVPAPSWPLWWPLLTAGVASAVVDARTTWIPRPLSWAGWALGVLSTAVALVVAPPRAVLVAVLGALAAGALLWLVWRLSRGGIGFGDVRLAPLVGMAAGSMGELGWWWGLLLGTSLGAVVAVLRRVSRRPGAMPYGPALVAGPLLAALLGAG
- a CDS encoding ANTAR domain-containing protein — translated: MADPHPGSTAPTPLRVVVYSDDRTTREQVRLALGSRVAVDLPPVALVEVATQVALVNAVDAGGVDLVVLDGEATPAGGLGMARQLKDEVAKCPPLLVLVARQQDAWLATWSGADAALAYPLDPVRLPEVAAGLLRASLAGTGS
- a CDS encoding sunset domain-containing protein, which encodes MRAAAETTHTAAERGADAVEKAVDAISDYVDSLSPYVEAAGDRVGPLAQQAKARSAAAAHQAVDALAPVLSDAREFVSPAVESARGKVQDDLLPRLSEVLERAADSDVARTATSRGAATMAALKGELELPQPKKEKKGGVGRVIRRIALVAALLGVGYVAFKKFFGPKDSGWETYQPSAPYSGSTTTTATPAEKPAEPADSQPSTAEEAIAAATSETPSGETPAESVDRVDSLAGDAAGRYGSNAYVGAEPPADFTVKGNERSMKYHTVESGGYERTIADVWFADEAAAEAAGFTKAQR